In the genome of Triticum urartu cultivar G1812 chromosome 5, Tu2.1, whole genome shotgun sequence, one region contains:
- the LOC125509258 gene encoding uncharacterized protein LOC125509258 — MELLNVVPADAMAFPLYSLPAAANTVASLFAWLVAALAAAVGLWRIRAVGSSNKLPVAGARAHGSTLVDGKQQTQAVSSPAADEPRPRLAEPVEPASPISEPSSPSKVRFTAYYGGAGADAGDDGVVDGVRKCADGDEDDNGVPFVDDQSETLPRRTASMRIRSAASTAVPCWEEREMAVRRRGDLGWYRHLDMAVLDGTVVRLWDGEVTAAVASPRARRGRAGLELHLSL; from the coding sequence ATGGAGCTGCTCAACGTGGTGCCGGCGGACGCCATGGCCTTCCCCCTCTACTCCCTCCCCGCGGCGGCCAACACCGTCGCCTCGCTCTTCGCCTGGCTCgtcgccgccctcgccgccgccgttgGCCTCTGGCGCATCCGCGCGGTCGGCTCCTCCAACAAACTACCCGTCGCCGGCGCCCGCGCCCACGGCAGCACCCTCGTGGACGGCAAGCAGCAGACGCAGGCCGTTTCGTCGCCTGCCGCTGACGAGCCACGGCCCAGACTCGCCGAGCCGGTGGAGCCGGCTTCCCCGATTAGCGAGCCGAGCTCGCCGTCCAAGGTCCGGTTCACGGCGTACTACGGCGGGGCCGGAGCTGACGCCGGCGACGACGGAGTAGTTGACGGCGTCAGGAAATGCGCCGACGGGGACGAGGACGACAACGGCGTGCCCTTCGTCGACGACCAGAGCGAGACGCTGCCGAGACGGACGGCGTCGATGAGGATCAGGTCGGCGGCCTCGACGGCGGTGCCCTGCTGGGAGGAGAGGGAGATGGCCGTGAGGAGGCGGGGGGATCTGGGCTGGTACCGCCACCTTGACATGGCGGTGCTCGACGGCACCGTCGTAAGGCTGTGGGACGGCGAGGTCACCGCGGCGGTGGCGTCGCCGAGGGCGCGGCGGGGGAGGGCAGGATTGGAACTGCACCTGTCACTATAG